A region from the Symphalangus syndactylus isolate Jambi chromosome 2, NHGRI_mSymSyn1-v2.1_pri, whole genome shotgun sequence genome encodes:
- the HS3ST5 gene encoding heparan sulfate glucosamine 3-O-sulfotransferase 5 has protein sequence MLFKQQAWLRQKLLVLGSLAVGSLLYLVARVGSLDRLQPICPIEGRLGGAHSQAEFPLRALQFKRGLLHEFRKGNASKEQVRLHDLVQQLPKAIIIGVRKGGTRALLEMLNLHPAVVKASQEIHFFDNDENYGKGIEWYRKKMPFSYPQQITIEKSPAYFITEEVPERIYKMNSSIKLLIIVREPTTRAISDYTQVLEGKERKNKTYYKFEKLAIDPNTCEVNTKYKAVRTSIYTKHLERWLKYFPIEQFHVVDGDRLIMEPLPELQLVEKFLNLPPRISQYNLYFNATRGFYCLRFNIIFNKCLAGSKGRIHPEVDPSVITKLRKFFHPFNQKFYQITGRTLNWP, from the exons ATGCTATTCAAACAGCAGGCGTGGCTGAGACAGAAGCTCCTGGTGCTGGGAAGCCTTGCCGTTGGGAGTCTCCTGTATCTAGTCGCCAGAGTTGGGAGCTTGGATAG GCTACAACCCATTTGCCCCATTGAAGGTcgactgggtggagcccacagtCAGGCTGAATTCCCACTCCGCGCCCTGCAGTTTAAGCGTGGCCTGCTGCACGAGTTCCGGAAGGGCAACGCTTCCAAGGAGCAGGTTCGCCTCCATGACCTGGTCCAGCAGCTCCCCAAGGCCATTATCATTGGGGTGAGGAAAGGCGGCACAAGGGCCCTGCTTGAAATGCTGAACCTACATCCGGCAGTAGTCAAAGCCTCTCAAGAAATCCACTTTTTTGATAATGATGAGAATTATGGTAAGGGCATTGAGTGGTATAGGAAAAAGATGCCTTTTTCCTACCCTCAGCAAATCACAATTGAAAAGAGCCCAGCATATTTTATCACAGAGGAGGTTCCAGAAAGGATTTACAAAATGAACTCATCCATCAAGTTGTTGATCATTGTCAGGGAGCCAACCACAAGAGCTATTTCTGATTATACTCAGGTGctagaggggaaggagaggaagaacaaAACTTACTACAAGTTTGAGAAGCTGGCCATAGACCCTAATACATGCGAAGTGAACACAAAATACAAAGCAGTAAGAACCAGCATCTACACCAAACATCTGGAAAGGTGGTTGAAATACTTTCCAATTGAGCAATTTCATGTCGTCGATGGAGATCGCCTCATCATGGAACCTCTGCCAGAACTTCAGCTCGTGGAGAAGTTCCTAAATCTGCCTCCAAGGATAAGTCAATACAATTTATACTTCAATGCTACCAGAGGGTTTTACTGCTTGAGGtttaatattatctttaataAGTGCCTGGCGGGCAGCAAGGGGCGCATTCATCCAGAGGTGGACCCCTCTGTCATTACTAAATTGCGCAAATTCTTTCATCCTTTTAATCAAAAATTTTACCAGATCACTGGGAGGACATTGAACTGGCCCTGA